One part of the Triplophysa dalaica isolate WHDGS20190420 chromosome 25, ASM1584641v1, whole genome shotgun sequence genome encodes these proteins:
- the ago3b gene encoding protein argonaute-3 isoform X4: MEIGTTGAVEAASLFSVPRRPGYGTMGKPIKLLANCFQVDIPKMDVYLYEVDIQPEKCPRRVNREVVDSMVQHFKVTIFGDRRPVYDGKKSLYTAQPLPVATGGVDLDVTLPGEGGKDRPFKVSIRFVSLVSWHMLHEVLTGRSMPEPEVLDKPISTNPIHAVDVVLRHLPSMRYTPVGRSFFSSPEGYDHPLGGGREVWFGFHQSVRPAMWKMMLNIDVSATAFYKAQPVIQFMCEVLDIHNIDEQPRPLTDSHRVKFTKEIKGLKVEVTHCGTMRRKYRVCNVTRRPASHQTFPLQLENGQTVERTVAQYFREKYSLQLKYPHMPCLQVGQEQKHTYLPLEVCNVVAGQRCIKKLTDNQTSTMIKATARSAPDRQEEISRLVRSANYNSDPFVQEFQFRVRDEMEEVTGRVLPAPMLQYGGRNRTVATPSHGVWDMRGKQFHTGVEIKMWAIACFATQRQCREEVLKGFTDQLRKISKDAGMPIQGQPCFCKYAQGADNVEPMFRHLKNTYAGLQLIIVILPGKTPVYAEVKRVGDTLLGMATQCVQVKNVVKTSPQTLSNLCLKINVKLGGINNILVPHQRPSVFQQPVIFLGADVTHPPAGDGKKPSIAAVVGSMDAHPSRYCATVRVQRPRQEVIQDLASMVRELLIQFYKSTHYKPTRIIFYRDGVSEGQFRQVLYYELLAIREACISLEKEYQPGITYIVVQKRHHTRLFCADRTERVGRSGNIPAGTTVDTDITHPYEFDFYLCSHAGIQGTSRPSHYHVLWDDNCFTADEFQLLTYQLCHTYVRCTRSVSIPAPAYYAHLVAFRARYHLVDKEHDSAEGSHVSGQSNGRDPQALAKAVQIHHDTLRTMYFA, translated from the exons ATGGAAATCGGAACTACAG GAGCCGTTGAGGCTGCGTCCCTGTTCTCCGTCCCTCGGAGGCCTGGCTATGGCACCATGGGGAAACCCATCAAGCTGTTGGCCAACTGCTTCCAGGTGGACATCCCCAAGATGGATGTCTACCTGTATGAGGTGGACATCCAGCCGGAAAAATGCCCTCGGCGGGTTAACAG GGAGGTGGTGGATTCTATGGTGCAGCACTTTAAGGTAACAATCTTCGGGGACAGAAGGCCGGTCTATGATGGCAAGAAGAGCCTCTACACCGCCCAACCGTTACCAGTGGCCACAGGAGGG GTGGACCTGGACGTGACCCTGCCGGGTGAAGGTGGAAAGGACAGACCGTTTAAAGTGAGCATTAGGTTTGTGTCACTGGTCAGCTGGCACATGCTGCACGAGGTTCTCACAGGGCGGAGCATGCCGGAACCTGAAGTGCTCGATAAGCCAATCAGCACCAATCCTATACACGCCGTGGATGTGGTTCTCCGCCATCTGCCCTCTATGAG GTACACCCCAGTGGGACGTTCTTTTTTCTCCTCCCCCGAGGGCTATGATCACCCATTGGGTGGGGGGAGGGAGGTGTGGTTTGGGTTTCACCAATCGGTGCGACCCGCCATGTGGAAGATGATGTTGAATATTGATG TTTCTGCCACGGCATTCTACAAAGCCCAGCCGGTGATTCAGTTCATGTGTGAAGTTCTGGATATCCACAATATCGATGAGCAGCCTCGTCCCCTTACAGACTCCCACAGAGTCAAGTTCACCAAAGAGATCAAAG GTCTAAAGGTAGAGGTCACCCACTGCGGCACCATGCGAAGGAAGTACAGGGTGTGTAATGTTACACGCCGACCAGCCAGTCACCAGAC GTTTCCTCTACAGCTAGAGAACGGACAGACCGTGGAGAGAACAGTGGCACAATATTTCAGGGAAAAGTACAGCCTGCAGCTCAAGTACCCCCATATGCCCTGTCTGCAAGTGGGGCAggaacaaaaacacacttacCTGCCTCTAGAG GTGTGCAACGTTGTGGCTGGCCAACGTTGCATTAAGAAATTAACAGACAACCAAACCTCCACCATGATCAAAGCCACGGCCCGCTCGGCCCCAGACAGACAGGAAGAGATCAGCAGACTG GTTCGCAGTGCCAACTACAACTCGGACCCCTTCGTGCAGGAGTTCCAGTTTCGCGTACGGGACGAGATGGAGGAGGTGACGGGTCGAGTCCTGCCCGCCCCTATGCTGCAGTATGGCGGCAGG AATCGCACAGTAGCCACCCCGAGTCATGGAGTGTGGGACATGAGAGGCAAACAGTTTCACACTGGAGTCGAGATCAAGATGTGGGCCATCGCCTGTTTCGCCACTCAGAGACAATGCCGAGAAGAAGTTCTCAA GGGCTTCACAGACCAGCTCCGCAAGATCTCAAAGGATGCTGGGATGCCCATACAAGGCCAGCCATGTTTCTGCAAGTATGCTCAGGGAGCAGATAACGTTGAACCCATGTTCCGTCACCTGAAGAACACCTACGCTGGACTTCAGCTCATCATTGTCATACTGCCTGGAAAAACCCCTGTTTATG CTGAGGTGAAGCGTGTTGGAGACACACTTTTGGGAATGGCCACCCAGTGTGTGCAGGTAAAGAACGTAGTGAAGACGTCCCCCCAGACCCTCTCCAACCTCTGCCTCAAAATCAACGTCAAGCTGGGCGGCATTAACAACATACTGGTGCCACACCAGCG CCCTTCTGTTTTCCAGCAACCAGTCATCTTTCTGGGAGCTGATGTCACACATCCACCTGCAGGAGATGGGAAAAAACCCTCTATTGCAGCT GTGGTGGGCAGTATGGACGCTCACCCCAGCAGGTACTGCGCTACAGTCCGTGTGCAGAGGCCCAGGCAGGAAGTCATCCAGGACCTGGCGTCCATGGTGCGAGAGCTGCTCATTCAGTTCTACAAATCCACCCACTACAAACCTACCAGAATCATCTTTTATAGAGATGGAGTGTCTGAGGGACAGTTCAGACAG GTCCTGTACTACGAATTGTTGGCCATTCGTGAAGCCTGTATCAGTCTTGAGAAGGAATATCAACCCGGCATCACATACATTGTCGTCCAGAAACGCCACCACACGCGGCTCTTCTGCGCCGACCGCACTGAGAGA gtggGCCGAAGTGGAAACATTCCAGCTGGCACCACAGTGGATACCGACATTACCCATCCTTATGAATTTGACTTTTATCTTTGCAGTCATGCTGGAATACAG GGTACGAGCCGACCTTCACACTACCATGTGCTGTGGGACGACAACTGCTTTACAGCTGATGAGTTCCAGCTCTTGACCTACCAGCTGTGCCACACGTACGTGCGCTGCACCCGCTCCGTCTCCATCCCCGCGCCAGCCTACTATGCCCATCTTGTTGCCTTCAGAGCCCGTTACCATTTAGTGGACAAAGAGCACGACAG TGCTGAAGGAAGTCACGTGTCAGGCCAGAGCAACGGTCGAGACCCCCAGGCCCTGGCCAAAGCCGTACAGATCCATCACGACACTTTGAGGACCATGTACTTCGCTTAG
- the ago3b gene encoding protein argonaute-3 isoform X3: MEIGTTGAVEAASLFSVPRRPGYGTMGKPIKLLANCFQVDIPKMDVYLYEVDIQPEKCPRRVNREVVDSMVQHFKVTIFGDRRPVYDGKKSLYTAQPLPVATGGVDLDVTLPGEGGKDRPFKVSIRFVSLVSWHMLHEVLTGRSMPEPEVLDKPISTNPIHAVDVVLRHLPSMRYTPVGRSFFSSPEGYDHPLGGGREVWFGFHQSVRPAMWKMMLNIDVSATAFYKAQPVIQFMCEVLDIHNIDEQPRPLTDSHRVKFTKEIKGLKVEVTHCGTMRRKYRVCNVTRRPASHQTFPLQLENGQTVERTVAQYFREKYSLQLKYPHMPCLQVGQEQKHTYLPLEVCNVVAGQRCIKKLTDNQTSTMIKATARSAPDRQEEISRLVRSANYNSDPFVQEFQFRVRDEMEEVTGRVLPAPMLQYGGRVSSEHFLNRTVATPSHGVWDMRGKQFHTGVEIKMWAIACFATQRQCREEVLKGFTDQLRKISKDAGMPIQGQPCFCKYAQGADNVEPMFRHLKNTYAGLQLIIVILPGKTPVYAEVKRVGDTLLGMATQCVQVKNVVKTSPQTLSNLCLKINVKLGGINNILVPHQRPSVFQQPVIFLGADVTHPPAGDGKKPSIAAVVGSMDAHPSRYCATVRVQRPRQEVIQDLASMVRELLIQFYKSTHYKPTRIIFYRDGVSEGQFRQVLYYELLAIREACISLEKEYQPGITYIVVQKRHHTRLFCADRTERVGRSGNIPAGTTVDTDITHPYEFDFYLCSHAGIQGTSRPSHYHVLWDDNCFTADEFQLLTYQLCHTYVRCTRSVSIPAPAYYAHLVAFRARYHLVDKEHDSAEGSHVSGQSNGRDPQALAKAVQIHHDTLRTMYFA; encoded by the exons ATGGAAATCGGAACTACAG GAGCCGTTGAGGCTGCGTCCCTGTTCTCCGTCCCTCGGAGGCCTGGCTATGGCACCATGGGGAAACCCATCAAGCTGTTGGCCAACTGCTTCCAGGTGGACATCCCCAAGATGGATGTCTACCTGTATGAGGTGGACATCCAGCCGGAAAAATGCCCTCGGCGGGTTAACAG GGAGGTGGTGGATTCTATGGTGCAGCACTTTAAGGTAACAATCTTCGGGGACAGAAGGCCGGTCTATGATGGCAAGAAGAGCCTCTACACCGCCCAACCGTTACCAGTGGCCACAGGAGGG GTGGACCTGGACGTGACCCTGCCGGGTGAAGGTGGAAAGGACAGACCGTTTAAAGTGAGCATTAGGTTTGTGTCACTGGTCAGCTGGCACATGCTGCACGAGGTTCTCACAGGGCGGAGCATGCCGGAACCTGAAGTGCTCGATAAGCCAATCAGCACCAATCCTATACACGCCGTGGATGTGGTTCTCCGCCATCTGCCCTCTATGAG GTACACCCCAGTGGGACGTTCTTTTTTCTCCTCCCCCGAGGGCTATGATCACCCATTGGGTGGGGGGAGGGAGGTGTGGTTTGGGTTTCACCAATCGGTGCGACCCGCCATGTGGAAGATGATGTTGAATATTGATG TTTCTGCCACGGCATTCTACAAAGCCCAGCCGGTGATTCAGTTCATGTGTGAAGTTCTGGATATCCACAATATCGATGAGCAGCCTCGTCCCCTTACAGACTCCCACAGAGTCAAGTTCACCAAAGAGATCAAAG GTCTAAAGGTAGAGGTCACCCACTGCGGCACCATGCGAAGGAAGTACAGGGTGTGTAATGTTACACGCCGACCAGCCAGTCACCAGAC GTTTCCTCTACAGCTAGAGAACGGACAGACCGTGGAGAGAACAGTGGCACAATATTTCAGGGAAAAGTACAGCCTGCAGCTCAAGTACCCCCATATGCCCTGTCTGCAAGTGGGGCAggaacaaaaacacacttacCTGCCTCTAGAG GTGTGCAACGTTGTGGCTGGCCAACGTTGCATTAAGAAATTAACAGACAACCAAACCTCCACCATGATCAAAGCCACGGCCCGCTCGGCCCCAGACAGACAGGAAGAGATCAGCAGACTG GTTCGCAGTGCCAACTACAACTCGGACCCCTTCGTGCAGGAGTTCCAGTTTCGCGTACGGGACGAGATGGAGGAGGTGACGGGTCGAGTCCTGCCCGCCCCTATGCTGCAGTATGGCGGCAGGGTGAGCTCTGAACACTTCCTG AATCGCACAGTAGCCACCCCGAGTCATGGAGTGTGGGACATGAGAGGCAAACAGTTTCACACTGGAGTCGAGATCAAGATGTGGGCCATCGCCTGTTTCGCCACTCAGAGACAATGCCGAGAAGAAGTTCTCAA GGGCTTCACAGACCAGCTCCGCAAGATCTCAAAGGATGCTGGGATGCCCATACAAGGCCAGCCATGTTTCTGCAAGTATGCTCAGGGAGCAGATAACGTTGAACCCATGTTCCGTCACCTGAAGAACACCTACGCTGGACTTCAGCTCATCATTGTCATACTGCCTGGAAAAACCCCTGTTTATG CTGAGGTGAAGCGTGTTGGAGACACACTTTTGGGAATGGCCACCCAGTGTGTGCAGGTAAAGAACGTAGTGAAGACGTCCCCCCAGACCCTCTCCAACCTCTGCCTCAAAATCAACGTCAAGCTGGGCGGCATTAACAACATACTGGTGCCACACCAGCG CCCTTCTGTTTTCCAGCAACCAGTCATCTTTCTGGGAGCTGATGTCACACATCCACCTGCAGGAGATGGGAAAAAACCCTCTATTGCAGCT GTGGTGGGCAGTATGGACGCTCACCCCAGCAGGTACTGCGCTACAGTCCGTGTGCAGAGGCCCAGGCAGGAAGTCATCCAGGACCTGGCGTCCATGGTGCGAGAGCTGCTCATTCAGTTCTACAAATCCACCCACTACAAACCTACCAGAATCATCTTTTATAGAGATGGAGTGTCTGAGGGACAGTTCAGACAG GTCCTGTACTACGAATTGTTGGCCATTCGTGAAGCCTGTATCAGTCTTGAGAAGGAATATCAACCCGGCATCACATACATTGTCGTCCAGAAACGCCACCACACGCGGCTCTTCTGCGCCGACCGCACTGAGAGA gtggGCCGAAGTGGAAACATTCCAGCTGGCACCACAGTGGATACCGACATTACCCATCCTTATGAATTTGACTTTTATCTTTGCAGTCATGCTGGAATACAG GGTACGAGCCGACCTTCACACTACCATGTGCTGTGGGACGACAACTGCTTTACAGCTGATGAGTTCCAGCTCTTGACCTACCAGCTGTGCCACACGTACGTGCGCTGCACCCGCTCCGTCTCCATCCCCGCGCCAGCCTACTATGCCCATCTTGTTGCCTTCAGAGCCCGTTACCATTTAGTGGACAAAGAGCACGACAG TGCTGAAGGAAGTCACGTGTCAGGCCAGAGCAACGGTCGAGACCCCCAGGCCCTGGCCAAAGCCGTACAGATCCATCACGACACTTTGAGGACCATGTACTTCGCTTAG
- the ago3b gene encoding protein argonaute-3 isoform X2, which yields MEIGTTEESHAGSEWHEGAVEAASLFSVPRRPGYGTMGKPIKLLANCFQVDIPKMDVYLYEVDIQPEKCPRRVNREVVDSMVQHFKVTIFGDRRPVYDGKKSLYTAQPLPVATGGVDLDVTLPGEGGKDRPFKVSIRFVSLVSWHMLHEVLTGRSMPEPEVLDKPISTNPIHAVDVVLRHLPSMRYTPVGRSFFSSPEGYDHPLGGGREVWFGFHQSVRPAMWKMMLNIDVSATAFYKAQPVIQFMCEVLDIHNIDEQPRPLTDSHRVKFTKEIKGLKVEVTHCGTMRRKYRVCNVTRRPASHQTFPLQLENGQTVERTVAQYFREKYSLQLKYPHMPCLQVGQEQKHTYLPLEVCNVVAGQRCIKKLTDNQTSTMIKATARSAPDRQEEISRLVRSANYNSDPFVQEFQFRVRDEMEEVTGRVLPAPMLQYGGRNRTVATPSHGVWDMRGKQFHTGVEIKMWAIACFATQRQCREEVLKGFTDQLRKISKDAGMPIQGQPCFCKYAQGADNVEPMFRHLKNTYAGLQLIIVILPGKTPVYAEVKRVGDTLLGMATQCVQVKNVVKTSPQTLSNLCLKINVKLGGINNILVPHQRPSVFQQPVIFLGADVTHPPAGDGKKPSIAAVVGSMDAHPSRYCATVRVQRPRQEVIQDLASMVRELLIQFYKSTHYKPTRIIFYRDGVSEGQFRQVLYYELLAIREACISLEKEYQPGITYIVVQKRHHTRLFCADRTERVGRSGNIPAGTTVDTDITHPYEFDFYLCSHAGIQGTSRPSHYHVLWDDNCFTADEFQLLTYQLCHTYVRCTRSVSIPAPAYYAHLVAFRARYHLVDKEHDSAEGSHVSGQSNGRDPQALAKAVQIHHDTLRTMYFA from the exons ATGGAAATCGGAACTACAG aagaaagtcatgcaggttcggaatggcatgagg GAGCCGTTGAGGCTGCGTCCCTGTTCTCCGTCCCTCGGAGGCCTGGCTATGGCACCATGGGGAAACCCATCAAGCTGTTGGCCAACTGCTTCCAGGTGGACATCCCCAAGATGGATGTCTACCTGTATGAGGTGGACATCCAGCCGGAAAAATGCCCTCGGCGGGTTAACAG GGAGGTGGTGGATTCTATGGTGCAGCACTTTAAGGTAACAATCTTCGGGGACAGAAGGCCGGTCTATGATGGCAAGAAGAGCCTCTACACCGCCCAACCGTTACCAGTGGCCACAGGAGGG GTGGACCTGGACGTGACCCTGCCGGGTGAAGGTGGAAAGGACAGACCGTTTAAAGTGAGCATTAGGTTTGTGTCACTGGTCAGCTGGCACATGCTGCACGAGGTTCTCACAGGGCGGAGCATGCCGGAACCTGAAGTGCTCGATAAGCCAATCAGCACCAATCCTATACACGCCGTGGATGTGGTTCTCCGCCATCTGCCCTCTATGAG GTACACCCCAGTGGGACGTTCTTTTTTCTCCTCCCCCGAGGGCTATGATCACCCATTGGGTGGGGGGAGGGAGGTGTGGTTTGGGTTTCACCAATCGGTGCGACCCGCCATGTGGAAGATGATGTTGAATATTGATG TTTCTGCCACGGCATTCTACAAAGCCCAGCCGGTGATTCAGTTCATGTGTGAAGTTCTGGATATCCACAATATCGATGAGCAGCCTCGTCCCCTTACAGACTCCCACAGAGTCAAGTTCACCAAAGAGATCAAAG GTCTAAAGGTAGAGGTCACCCACTGCGGCACCATGCGAAGGAAGTACAGGGTGTGTAATGTTACACGCCGACCAGCCAGTCACCAGAC GTTTCCTCTACAGCTAGAGAACGGACAGACCGTGGAGAGAACAGTGGCACAATATTTCAGGGAAAAGTACAGCCTGCAGCTCAAGTACCCCCATATGCCCTGTCTGCAAGTGGGGCAggaacaaaaacacacttacCTGCCTCTAGAG GTGTGCAACGTTGTGGCTGGCCAACGTTGCATTAAGAAATTAACAGACAACCAAACCTCCACCATGATCAAAGCCACGGCCCGCTCGGCCCCAGACAGACAGGAAGAGATCAGCAGACTG GTTCGCAGTGCCAACTACAACTCGGACCCCTTCGTGCAGGAGTTCCAGTTTCGCGTACGGGACGAGATGGAGGAGGTGACGGGTCGAGTCCTGCCCGCCCCTATGCTGCAGTATGGCGGCAGG AATCGCACAGTAGCCACCCCGAGTCATGGAGTGTGGGACATGAGAGGCAAACAGTTTCACACTGGAGTCGAGATCAAGATGTGGGCCATCGCCTGTTTCGCCACTCAGAGACAATGCCGAGAAGAAGTTCTCAA GGGCTTCACAGACCAGCTCCGCAAGATCTCAAAGGATGCTGGGATGCCCATACAAGGCCAGCCATGTTTCTGCAAGTATGCTCAGGGAGCAGATAACGTTGAACCCATGTTCCGTCACCTGAAGAACACCTACGCTGGACTTCAGCTCATCATTGTCATACTGCCTGGAAAAACCCCTGTTTATG CTGAGGTGAAGCGTGTTGGAGACACACTTTTGGGAATGGCCACCCAGTGTGTGCAGGTAAAGAACGTAGTGAAGACGTCCCCCCAGACCCTCTCCAACCTCTGCCTCAAAATCAACGTCAAGCTGGGCGGCATTAACAACATACTGGTGCCACACCAGCG CCCTTCTGTTTTCCAGCAACCAGTCATCTTTCTGGGAGCTGATGTCACACATCCACCTGCAGGAGATGGGAAAAAACCCTCTATTGCAGCT GTGGTGGGCAGTATGGACGCTCACCCCAGCAGGTACTGCGCTACAGTCCGTGTGCAGAGGCCCAGGCAGGAAGTCATCCAGGACCTGGCGTCCATGGTGCGAGAGCTGCTCATTCAGTTCTACAAATCCACCCACTACAAACCTACCAGAATCATCTTTTATAGAGATGGAGTGTCTGAGGGACAGTTCAGACAG GTCCTGTACTACGAATTGTTGGCCATTCGTGAAGCCTGTATCAGTCTTGAGAAGGAATATCAACCCGGCATCACATACATTGTCGTCCAGAAACGCCACCACACGCGGCTCTTCTGCGCCGACCGCACTGAGAGA gtggGCCGAAGTGGAAACATTCCAGCTGGCACCACAGTGGATACCGACATTACCCATCCTTATGAATTTGACTTTTATCTTTGCAGTCATGCTGGAATACAG GGTACGAGCCGACCTTCACACTACCATGTGCTGTGGGACGACAACTGCTTTACAGCTGATGAGTTCCAGCTCTTGACCTACCAGCTGTGCCACACGTACGTGCGCTGCACCCGCTCCGTCTCCATCCCCGCGCCAGCCTACTATGCCCATCTTGTTGCCTTCAGAGCCCGTTACCATTTAGTGGACAAAGAGCACGACAG TGCTGAAGGAAGTCACGTGTCAGGCCAGAGCAACGGTCGAGACCCCCAGGCCCTGGCCAAAGCCGTACAGATCCATCACGACACTTTGAGGACCATGTACTTCGCTTAG
- the ago3b gene encoding protein argonaute-3 isoform X1, whose translation MEIGTTEESHAGSEWHEGAVEAASLFSVPRRPGYGTMGKPIKLLANCFQVDIPKMDVYLYEVDIQPEKCPRRVNREVVDSMVQHFKVTIFGDRRPVYDGKKSLYTAQPLPVATGGVDLDVTLPGEGGKDRPFKVSIRFVSLVSWHMLHEVLTGRSMPEPEVLDKPISTNPIHAVDVVLRHLPSMRYTPVGRSFFSSPEGYDHPLGGGREVWFGFHQSVRPAMWKMMLNIDVSATAFYKAQPVIQFMCEVLDIHNIDEQPRPLTDSHRVKFTKEIKGLKVEVTHCGTMRRKYRVCNVTRRPASHQTFPLQLENGQTVERTVAQYFREKYSLQLKYPHMPCLQVGQEQKHTYLPLEVCNVVAGQRCIKKLTDNQTSTMIKATARSAPDRQEEISRLVRSANYNSDPFVQEFQFRVRDEMEEVTGRVLPAPMLQYGGRVSSEHFLNRTVATPSHGVWDMRGKQFHTGVEIKMWAIACFATQRQCREEVLKGFTDQLRKISKDAGMPIQGQPCFCKYAQGADNVEPMFRHLKNTYAGLQLIIVILPGKTPVYAEVKRVGDTLLGMATQCVQVKNVVKTSPQTLSNLCLKINVKLGGINNILVPHQRPSVFQQPVIFLGADVTHPPAGDGKKPSIAAVVGSMDAHPSRYCATVRVQRPRQEVIQDLASMVRELLIQFYKSTHYKPTRIIFYRDGVSEGQFRQVLYYELLAIREACISLEKEYQPGITYIVVQKRHHTRLFCADRTERVGRSGNIPAGTTVDTDITHPYEFDFYLCSHAGIQGTSRPSHYHVLWDDNCFTADEFQLLTYQLCHTYVRCTRSVSIPAPAYYAHLVAFRARYHLVDKEHDSAEGSHVSGQSNGRDPQALAKAVQIHHDTLRTMYFA comes from the exons ATGGAAATCGGAACTACAG aagaaagtcatgcaggttcggaatggcatgagg GAGCCGTTGAGGCTGCGTCCCTGTTCTCCGTCCCTCGGAGGCCTGGCTATGGCACCATGGGGAAACCCATCAAGCTGTTGGCCAACTGCTTCCAGGTGGACATCCCCAAGATGGATGTCTACCTGTATGAGGTGGACATCCAGCCGGAAAAATGCCCTCGGCGGGTTAACAG GGAGGTGGTGGATTCTATGGTGCAGCACTTTAAGGTAACAATCTTCGGGGACAGAAGGCCGGTCTATGATGGCAAGAAGAGCCTCTACACCGCCCAACCGTTACCAGTGGCCACAGGAGGG GTGGACCTGGACGTGACCCTGCCGGGTGAAGGTGGAAAGGACAGACCGTTTAAAGTGAGCATTAGGTTTGTGTCACTGGTCAGCTGGCACATGCTGCACGAGGTTCTCACAGGGCGGAGCATGCCGGAACCTGAAGTGCTCGATAAGCCAATCAGCACCAATCCTATACACGCCGTGGATGTGGTTCTCCGCCATCTGCCCTCTATGAG GTACACCCCAGTGGGACGTTCTTTTTTCTCCTCCCCCGAGGGCTATGATCACCCATTGGGTGGGGGGAGGGAGGTGTGGTTTGGGTTTCACCAATCGGTGCGACCCGCCATGTGGAAGATGATGTTGAATATTGATG TTTCTGCCACGGCATTCTACAAAGCCCAGCCGGTGATTCAGTTCATGTGTGAAGTTCTGGATATCCACAATATCGATGAGCAGCCTCGTCCCCTTACAGACTCCCACAGAGTCAAGTTCACCAAAGAGATCAAAG GTCTAAAGGTAGAGGTCACCCACTGCGGCACCATGCGAAGGAAGTACAGGGTGTGTAATGTTACACGCCGACCAGCCAGTCACCAGAC GTTTCCTCTACAGCTAGAGAACGGACAGACCGTGGAGAGAACAGTGGCACAATATTTCAGGGAAAAGTACAGCCTGCAGCTCAAGTACCCCCATATGCCCTGTCTGCAAGTGGGGCAggaacaaaaacacacttacCTGCCTCTAGAG GTGTGCAACGTTGTGGCTGGCCAACGTTGCATTAAGAAATTAACAGACAACCAAACCTCCACCATGATCAAAGCCACGGCCCGCTCGGCCCCAGACAGACAGGAAGAGATCAGCAGACTG GTTCGCAGTGCCAACTACAACTCGGACCCCTTCGTGCAGGAGTTCCAGTTTCGCGTACGGGACGAGATGGAGGAGGTGACGGGTCGAGTCCTGCCCGCCCCTATGCTGCAGTATGGCGGCAGGGTGAGCTCTGAACACTTCCTG AATCGCACAGTAGCCACCCCGAGTCATGGAGTGTGGGACATGAGAGGCAAACAGTTTCACACTGGAGTCGAGATCAAGATGTGGGCCATCGCCTGTTTCGCCACTCAGAGACAATGCCGAGAAGAAGTTCTCAA GGGCTTCACAGACCAGCTCCGCAAGATCTCAAAGGATGCTGGGATGCCCATACAAGGCCAGCCATGTTTCTGCAAGTATGCTCAGGGAGCAGATAACGTTGAACCCATGTTCCGTCACCTGAAGAACACCTACGCTGGACTTCAGCTCATCATTGTCATACTGCCTGGAAAAACCCCTGTTTATG CTGAGGTGAAGCGTGTTGGAGACACACTTTTGGGAATGGCCACCCAGTGTGTGCAGGTAAAGAACGTAGTGAAGACGTCCCCCCAGACCCTCTCCAACCTCTGCCTCAAAATCAACGTCAAGCTGGGCGGCATTAACAACATACTGGTGCCACACCAGCG CCCTTCTGTTTTCCAGCAACCAGTCATCTTTCTGGGAGCTGATGTCACACATCCACCTGCAGGAGATGGGAAAAAACCCTCTATTGCAGCT GTGGTGGGCAGTATGGACGCTCACCCCAGCAGGTACTGCGCTACAGTCCGTGTGCAGAGGCCCAGGCAGGAAGTCATCCAGGACCTGGCGTCCATGGTGCGAGAGCTGCTCATTCAGTTCTACAAATCCACCCACTACAAACCTACCAGAATCATCTTTTATAGAGATGGAGTGTCTGAGGGACAGTTCAGACAG GTCCTGTACTACGAATTGTTGGCCATTCGTGAAGCCTGTATCAGTCTTGAGAAGGAATATCAACCCGGCATCACATACATTGTCGTCCAGAAACGCCACCACACGCGGCTCTTCTGCGCCGACCGCACTGAGAGA gtggGCCGAAGTGGAAACATTCCAGCTGGCACCACAGTGGATACCGACATTACCCATCCTTATGAATTTGACTTTTATCTTTGCAGTCATGCTGGAATACAG GGTACGAGCCGACCTTCACACTACCATGTGCTGTGGGACGACAACTGCTTTACAGCTGATGAGTTCCAGCTCTTGACCTACCAGCTGTGCCACACGTACGTGCGCTGCACCCGCTCCGTCTCCATCCCCGCGCCAGCCTACTATGCCCATCTTGTTGCCTTCAGAGCCCGTTACCATTTAGTGGACAAAGAGCACGACAG TGCTGAAGGAAGTCACGTGTCAGGCCAGAGCAACGGTCGAGACCCCCAGGCCCTGGCCAAAGCCGTACAGATCCATCACGACACTTTGAGGACCATGTACTTCGCTTAG